Below is a genomic region from Fusarium oxysporum Fo47 chromosome VIII, complete sequence.
AGTCTTTTGGGAGACTGGGAGTAACGATAGCCGTGGATCTTGCCATAGAATCGACCAGATCCTAGCTATTGGAGCCCAGAGAGGTGTGAAGAGGGACTATACTTGCGCCATCACAGGACAGCTTGAGAAGCTAGGAACAAAATGCAACGGTATGAGCCGAAGTGGCCGACTGGACTTCAGGTATGTACTTGACTCTGCTCCATCTTGTGCTGCTTAAAACTCACACTGGGCAGGTACCTTCTTGCCAATGCCATGCAGGCGTATACGACCCAGCCTTTGGCCAGCCAGGCCAAAGACAACCCTTTTGCGAATTCGTTCCTACTCGCGACCCTCATTATTCCGCACCTCGAAACGTATCTTGCCCTTCACGCAGAGGTGAGGTATCTTCTCCTTGAATATCCGCCTGAGCATCTTGCGACGGTGTTGGCTCTTCAAAAGCTCGTTGGAGTAGAGTTGATGAAGGTGGCTCAGATCGTTGATgccagcagcaagagcaTTCCCTTCACTCATCTACGTGGAAACTCCATCACCGGCCCAGAACAAGGACCTGTTGGGCGCTTCGGGAAGACTTTCCCACAAAACTCGGGCTCTGGCTATGACGTTACAGTTTCTAAAGCCAACTTCCTCATCACGTCAACTGCAACTGATGCAGAAATCGCAACTTTTATTGCGACCATCTCGGGGATCCTGTCCAAGACTTCTGATTTCTATGTCCCTCACGAGCCTCCCAAGAAGCCGTCCCCAAAGAAGTCTAAGCCGCCATCTATCACAGGAACCTTCTCCCCTTTCCCACGTGTGCCATCAGCGACTCATAGCCCACCCATGTCCCCGGCACTTGGGGCGTCTTTGGGAGCGGCACTATCAGGGTCATCTGCGGTTCCGAGTCGAGCCCCTTCCATTGCTGAAACAGTTAAGACAGTAAAGTCTTCCAGAAGCAAGCAAAGTCGATCCTATTCAAAGCGAAAGCCTTCCGCGATTGATGCTCGATCGATCTTAACTATGTATGTTGATGACAGCGACTGGGATCAAGAAGACCGACGGATTATGCCGCTCCTTGAGGATAAGGCCGAGAGGCGAAAAGGCAACTCCCACAAGGCACTCAAGTTCCTCGGCCTGTCGTGATCCCAAAAAGAACGAATACACATGGCCATATGAGAAATATGGCTGTAATGATGTTATGATCTCGCCCAATGTGGCATTTTCTTTTGTTGTTATTTTTGGGGCGAGGATTTACGGTGATGGCCAGGAGACTGGAAAAAGATAAAAgtcatgatgttgttgtGAATAGAGTAATGTTTGTCAACACTTTTATTCCATCTACGGTCTGGGGATAGGACTTAAGCAGTTATGGGATGTAATAATAATTGTAGATTATCTTTACGTAAAGTCGTCGGTAATTGAAGGGTTTTTTACGAAATAATTATACTTAGACACTGCTGTTGTCCTCATTGCTCAGTCTGCCCTGTCCAAGACTACCATCAACATCTATACCTGCTTTTCTCTGTGTCTTGATCTCTTCTCTGGCCTCGGCCTGCTCAGCCTTTTTTCTAGCATGACATTAGTTTCCGTATACGGAACGAGCTATATATTGAGACGAACCTGTCAAGATCAGAAGCATAGTCCTCAATCTTGATATCATCCTTGCGTGGCTTATCTCTGCTACTCGTTCCCTTTACTGCATCGGCGACTTTGCCTTCTGCAAGGGTAGCTAGTTGCTCTGCGTTCTCATTGTCGTTTTGGAGGGGAGTTTCGGACTGCTTTGACACTTGACTTTCGACGCTGGCCATTTTGAAAGATTGTGAAAGACCGAGATAGGTATTGAGTATGATGATTTTATTATGCGTAGATATATTGGTGAGAGAGAGTTACTGTGAATTAAATTGTTATATTGAAAGTGTGCCTGGAGAATGACATCAGGCTGAGAGTGGTTGATCTATGACGTATATCGACTTGGTTATCaccgatgaggaagatcTTCGTGCATGAAGCGTGTGTAGCGTAGATTAAGCAGCTGAGCTTTATCTTTGTGTCTTACATAAAGTGTTTACACAATGTCTTCAACTGTTTGCTTGAGTTGTATGATGGTTAAAGTTAGCATGAAAGAGCTGCCTATGTTCGGGTTGTCTGATGGATGGGCTGTATTGCAATTAGCGGATATAAAGAATGCGACCAAGGACCTCAGATGGACATTTGAGAACGTGCTGGCGATCATGAGATCTACCACAGAGCCTTAGCCATGAGTTCGTTCTATGCATGGCTTCACCATGGCCAAAGAAATCTCTCTCAATTGAGAAACCATTTTACGACATCGACAATGGTTCATAATTTGGGATTCGAAGCCATATGAGCAAGGAACTCCAACAATATTCGTCATGGGTCAAGTTTAAAAAAAAGGAATATTCAACCTTTATTAAGAATAACCCTTTCTCGCATACTAAAATCGATCTCAAGTACCAAAAACAACGAAAAACCATAGGCGAACCAGGATGGTAAAATAGAAGAAACAACATGACAATCGATATCAGAACCCAAGTAAGATATTGACGCTTAGCGCAACTCTCCCCCATAGCTCTCAAGGAGTCAAGATGTTACGGGGAACAGAGGACCAGGATCGCGAATTGCCAGAGGAAAACGGGGTGCGCAGATAATGTGATTCCCAGCGAATGGCTGGTTGGCGGGctgaaaagaacaagaaccgACGAATGCCTCCCAATACTTGAATTTCGCAAAAGTGCAAAGACACAGCATGGGATGGATAAGAGAAAATACAGCCTGCGCACGCGCAAAACCCCCCAAAGCCATCCGCTACCAAAAACACAAAATCTGCCTTCATATCTGTCGTCTCCCCTCATGCTCCCTCCCCAGAACCTATCGATTCCCCGCCCTGACCATTCCTACCGTCGACATAGCAATGGAAGGGCCTGCGAATGACGTTGAGACGAATGGAAAGAGCCGTTGTTCCAGATGCCAAGGCGGTAAAGGGATAAAGTCGTGACTTGCGGAAAAGAAAGGCAATCCAAGTGGTCATGATCTGGTCTATGCGCAGAAATGGAGAGAGTagaaggaaaaagcaaataTCGTGAGTGAACTCGTCCGATCGTGTCCCTGGCATGTTGTTCA
It encodes:
- a CDS encoding uncharacterized protein (expressed protein), encoding MRGDDRYEGRFCVFGSGWLWGVLRVRRLYFLLSIPCCVFALLRNSSIGRHSSVLVLFSPPTSHSLGITLSAHPVFLWQFAILVLCSP